A genomic window from Pirellulales bacterium includes:
- a CDS encoding sialate O-acetylesterase, with protein sequence MLRRSALPVCALTLALFVCLDSASAEVRLPAVIGSNMVLQRGVSLPIWGWAEKGEAVTVSIAGQTVSAKAGDDGRWEVTLAKLDATAEGKSLEMTIKGSSGDEITLEDVLVGEVWICSGQSNMEMGVGAAKNGKAEIAAANYPGIRLFWVPKERARQPASDVAASWDVCSPKTLGAGAWGGFSAASYFFGRDLHKDLRVPVGLIFAAWSGTPAEEWTSRKALSAEPTLKGMVGEYEVSSLYNGMIAPLIPFAIRGAIWYQGEANVGRGTQYQVLLPTLIRNWRTDWGQGDFPFGMVQIAPFFYGGDGTAEAELWEAQLKTVQTVPNTGIALTMDIGDLDEIHPKDKQDVGRRLALWALAKVYNRPFVYSGPIYKSMAIEGEKIRISFDHVGGGLISRDGKPLTEFMIAGADKKFLPATAEIDGPSVIVISDAVTNPAAVRFAFRGIAQSNLANKEGLPAAPFRTDTK encoded by the coding sequence ATGCTTCGCCGATCCGCTTTGCCCGTTTGCGCGCTAACGCTAGCACTGTTCGTTTGTTTAGATTCCGCTTCCGCCGAGGTCAGGCTGCCGGCCGTGATCGGAAGCAACATGGTTTTGCAGCGCGGCGTGAGCTTGCCGATCTGGGGCTGGGCGGAAAAGGGGGAGGCCGTGACGGTTTCCATCGCTGGGCAAACCGTGTCCGCCAAGGCCGGCGACGACGGCCGTTGGGAAGTGACGCTCGCCAAGCTCGACGCCACTGCCGAGGGCAAATCGCTGGAAATGACCATCAAGGGGAGTTCCGGCGATGAGATCACGCTGGAGGATGTGCTGGTCGGCGAAGTCTGGATCTGCTCCGGCCAGTCGAATATGGAGATGGGCGTCGGGGCGGCCAAGAACGGCAAAGCGGAAATCGCCGCCGCAAATTATCCGGGAATCCGGCTCTTTTGGGTTCCAAAGGAACGAGCCCGGCAGCCTGCCTCGGACGTCGCCGCATCGTGGGATGTTTGCAGCCCGAAAACATTGGGGGCCGGCGCATGGGGCGGGTTTTCCGCCGCGAGCTATTTCTTCGGCCGCGATTTGCACAAGGATTTGCGGGTGCCCGTGGGCTTGATCTTCGCCGCGTGGAGCGGAACTCCGGCCGAGGAATGGACCAGCCGGAAGGCACTGTCGGCGGAGCCGACTCTCAAGGGCATGGTCGGCGAGTATGAAGTGTCGTCGCTCTACAACGGCATGATCGCTCCGCTGATTCCCTTCGCCATCCGCGGCGCGATTTGGTACCAGGGGGAAGCGAACGTCGGCCGCGGCACGCAATATCAAGTGTTGCTGCCCACGTTGATACGCAACTGGCGGACCGATTGGGGCCAGGGGGATTTTCCGTTCGGCATGGTGCAGATCGCCCCCTTCTTTTATGGCGGCGACGGAACCGCCGAAGCCGAACTGTGGGAAGCCCAATTGAAGACCGTCCAAACCGTTCCCAACACGGGCATCGCGCTGACGATGGACATCGGCGATTTGGACGAAATCCATCCCAAAGACAAACAAGACGTTGGCCGGCGGTTGGCGTTGTGGGCGCTGGCGAAGGTTTACAATCGGCCGTTCGTTTATTCCGGACCGATCTACAAATCGATGGCGATCGAAGGAGAGAAGATTCGCATCTCGTTCGATCACGTCGGCGGCGGCCTGATCTCACGCGACGGCAAGCCGCTCACCGAGTTCATGATCGCCGGCGCGGATAAAAAGTTTCTGCCGGCCACTGCCGAGATCGACGGCCCGAGCGTGATCGTCATTAGCGACGCGGTGACCAATCCAGCGGCCGTCCGGTTTGCCTTTCGTGGCATCGCGCAGTCGAACCTCGCCAACAAAGAAGGCCTCCCAGCCGCGCCCTTCCGCACGGATACCAAATGA